GATATCAGCACCAATGACTCTGACAAGCGCCCAATGATGTTGGACAGGGCTACTGGACGTATCAAATGGAAGGCAGATGATGAGGCTATTGTATGGGGTGCAAATAGTGTTCATCAACATGGAGATATCGTGCTCCTGCATGAAACGGACAGACTCATTGCGTTGGACCTTAAAACAGGGAAAACAAAGTGGAAAAAGAAGCGGGAACGCAGGGATTCGGGCAATGATAATTGGGGCAGTTTAAATGTGCATGGCTTGGGTGGGATTTATTTCACCGCTCATG
This sequence is a window from Bacteroidetes Order II. bacterium. Protein-coding genes within it:
- a CDS encoding PQQ-binding-like beta-propeller repeat protein, with amino-acid sequence MSKNFFFPLLFLFFTSAGCDVNNEGKVISSDGLTLKNLWRQSKVEKKNTLLITYGVRKRPPLQPDGVFTFGDISTNDSDKRPMMLDRATGRIKWKADDEAIVWGANSVHQHGDIVLLHETDRLIALDLKTGKTKWKKKRERRDSGNDNWGSLNVHGLGGIYFTAH